A region from the Gallus gallus isolate bGalGal1 chromosome 25, bGalGal1.mat.broiler.GRCg7b, whole genome shotgun sequence genome encodes:
- the LOC101749378 gene encoding rho GTPase-activating protein 30 isoform X4 yields MSLALKARQKAKRKGGGAKERVFGCDLLEHLQQSGKDVPQVLRSCTEFVEQHGVVDGIYRLSGVSSNIQRLRQEFDGERSPDLQKDVYLQDIHCVSSLCKAYFRELPNPLLTYRLYDRFADAVATQMEEVRLVKIKEVLKELPPPHYRTLEFLMRHLLRMASYSHTTNMHARNLAIVWAPNLLRSRDIEATGFNGTAAFMEVRVQSIVVEFILTHVEQLFGDAPLCGGEAARCSRLFPGDGSGPYNVPAALSQGDGPPPIRPYHTIIELSDHRRKGSLKAKKWKSIFHLGRSDAKRKLGKAEEKEEKCGKLSLRPAKSMDSLSSVPYSSDDDPRLSTMCVLKHPPQRRESFDTCSSLPPTGTFPALEESPEEKLTATEEPRGPESESESSTKSEPTTPRPGRMAVVGARSRAEKCAGVHISGPFSVTVPLHITSNLSRLTRGQQCPALAQHGAIGSPPPTRRPTKEPKPPQTNTEEDARLSLELRDSFAFLDCQDAWLEHGDGDAAARAALGHGGLGDSDGYPAIEEGMESGFMNPGESPVEQPASYLSIEECMDEEMFYMAPSGSDTEEPTGDTDSDDMFLSAHDELSPLAADPETPTASTALGECGAELRDGFPPPEPRPAEEVAPGDGGHLEDPSGDTAEVGGQIAVKEERGGGDREGNDGSSRTELGLEDKDGGTGAMLAPGGKEEKDGAPKQSGEGDPQPLEVPPSPEGPLQEPTEPPLPQESVPTVPPSRVDVPEGPPTPVAVQGAPPTPMVVPEVPPTPMVVQGVLPTPAAVPEVPPTPVVVPEVSPTPLVIQGVLPSPAAVPEVPPTPVAVQGVPPTPVVVPEVSPTPVAVQGVPPTPVVVPEVPPTPAATTEGTDPPPEAVTPPPPRGSP; encoded by the exons atgtcGTTGGCACTCAAAGCGCGGCAGAAGGCGAAGCGCAAAGGCGGCGGCGCCAAGGAGAGGGTGTTCGGCTGCGACCTCCTGGAGCATCTGCAGCAGTCGGGGAAGGACG TGCCGCAGGTGCTGCGGAGCTGCACTGAGTTTGTGGAGCAGCACGGGGTGGTGGATGGCATCTACCGGCTGTCAGGGGTCTCCTCCAACATCCAGAGACTGCG CCAAGAGTTTGACGGGGAGCGCAGCCCAGACCTGCAGAAGGATGTGTACCTGCAGGACATCCACTGCGTCAGCTCGCTCTGCAAGGCGTACTTCCGCGAGCTGCCCAACCCGCTGCTCACCTACCGCCTCTACGACCGCTTCGCC GACGCGGTGGCCACGCAGATGGAGGAGGTGCGCCTGGTGAAGATCAAAGAGGTGCTGAAggagctgccccccccccactatAG GACATTGGAGTTCCTGATGCGGCACCTCCTGCGCATGGCATCCTACAGCCACACCACCAACATGCACGCCCGGAACCTGGCCATCGTCTGGGCCCCCAACCTGCTGCG CTCGAGGGACATCGAGGCGACGGGCTTCAATGGGACGGCCGCGTTCATGGAGGTGCGGGTGCAGTCCATCGTGGTGGAGTTCATCCTCACCCACGTGGAGCAGCTCTTCGGGGACGCGCCTCTCTGCG GCGGTGAGGCGGCACGGTGCTCCCGGTTGTTCCCTGGGGACGGGTCGGGGCCCTACAACGTCCCCGCAGCACTGAGTCAGGGCGATGGGCCCCCCCCGATCCGGCCCTACCACACCATCATCGAGCTCAGCGACCACAG GAGGAAGGGGTCCCTGAAGGCCAAGAAGTGGAAGTCCATCTTCCACCTGGGCCGCTCCGACGCCAAACGCAAGCTGGGGAAGGCGGAGGAGAAAG AGGAGAAGTGTGGGAAGCTGAGCCTGCGCCCGGCCAAGAGCATGGACTCACTGAGCTCAGTGCCATACAGCAGTGAtg ACGACCCCCGGCTCAGCACCATGTGTGTGCTGAAGCATCCGCCGCAGCGCCGGGAGAGCTTCGACacctgctcctcactgccacCCACCGGGACCTTCCCGGCGCTGGAGGAGAGCCCCGAGGAGAAGCTGACGGCAACGGAGGAACCACGGGGACCCGAGTCAGAGAGCGAGAGCAGCACCAAGTCAGAGCCCACCACCCCCCGGCCGGGCCGCATGGCGGTGGTGGGGGCCCGCAGCCGGGCTGAGAAGTGCGCGGGGGTCCACATCTCGGGTCCCTTCTCTGTCACCGTCCCTTTGCACAtcacctccaatctctcccggctgaCGCGGGGACAGCAGTGCCCGGCGTTGGCTCAGCATGGAGCCATCGGATCCCCACCGCCCACCCGTCGCCCCACCAAGGAGCCCAAACCCCCCCAGACCAACACAG AGGAGGATGCCCGGCTGTCCCTGGAGCTGCGTGACTCCTTCGCCTTCCTGGACTGCCAGGACGCATGGCTGGAGCATGGGGACGGAGACGCAGCAGCGCGGGCAGCACTGGGACACGGTGGCCTCGGGGACAGCGATGGGTACCCGGCCATAGAGGAGGGCATGGAGAGCGGATTCATGAAT CCGGGGGAGTCCCCCGTGGAGCAGCCTGCCAGCTACCTGTCCATCGAGGAGTGCATGGACGAGGAGATGTTCTACATGGCGCCCAGCGGCTCCGACACCGAGGAGCCCACGGGGGACACTGACTCCGATGACATGTTCCTCAGCGCCCACGATGAGCTCAGCCCGTTGGCAGCCGACCCCGAGACCCCCACCGCCAGCACGGCCCTGGGGGaatgtggggctgagctgcggGATGGGTTCCCACCACCAGAACCACGTCCTGCAGAGGAGGTGGCTCCGGGTGATGGAGGGCACTTGGAGGACCCTAGTGGGGACACAGCAGAGGTGGGGGGACAGATCGCGGTAAAAGAGGAGAGGGGCGGAGGTGACAGGGAAGGGAACGATGGATCAAGCAGAACCGAGCTGGGGCTTGAGGATAAGGATGGAGGAACAGGAGCAATGCTGGCTCCAGGtgggaaagaggagaaggatGGAGCACCGAAGCAGAGTGGGGAGGGGGACCCCCAACCTTTGGAGGTGCCACCATCGCCAGAAGGGCCCCTCCAGGAGCCCACTGAGCCCCCACTCCCTCAGGAGTCTGTCCCCACAGTTCCTCCAAGCAGAGTGGATGTCCCTGAGGGTCCCCCAACCCCAGTGGCAGTCCAAGGGGCTCCTCCAACCCCAATGGTGGTCCCTGAGGTACCTCCAACCCCAATGGTAGTCCAAGGGGTTCTTCCAACACCAGCAGCTGTCCCTGAGGTTCCCCCAACCCCAGTGGTGGTCCCTGAGGTATCTCCAACCCCATTGGTAATCCAAGGGGTTCTTCCATCACCAGCAGCTGTCCCTGAGGTACCTCCAACCCCAGTGGCAGTCCAAGGGGTTCCTCCAACCCCAGTGGTGGTCCCTGAGGTATCTCCAACCCCAGTGGCAGTCCAAGGGGTTCCTCCAACCCCAGTGGTGGTCCCTGAGGTACCTCCAACCCCAGCAGCCACCACAGAGGGCACAGATCCCCCGCCAGAGGCcgtcacccccccccctcccagggGCAGCCCCTGA